A stretch of Zootoca vivipara chromosome 13, rZooViv1.1, whole genome shotgun sequence DNA encodes these proteins:
- the CD19 gene encoding B-lymphocyte antigen CD19, translated as MVSALRYLFLLRLGWLGAATGVPGELTNVQATETQAVLLPCTFNHTLASDDLNLTWLGPSGKELSYVHVKYNHSEVNLGEKWSLFIYNISRQYGMWFTCSWNGISGKKHTLTWTGDDDGGGDKDPEDIEEEVKDSKRDAGSGSNSTFYSPLAWRQADSPHPANGMESFPCDAPIPRNWTNGTLLWIQHDSMGKKTVLVTVALWRSITNHLLLMRTNGIILVLPSVTPADSGNYTCQWKDQALHFQLEVAAKPAAWLQLGAQHWIIWTVALVHMIACLGCLFCFLRLRRAIRVRRQMKLRGPVRRRYFCAKRNRPHASNGVLVVPSANEDVREQVDAFSYENVLPDAGPRRGCQLLQKGKILPNTTNMEDEDEEEYEHPDSETELKSDDDDNYENTQEEVKRGDAALNGVSLYENRKDETKSGSQKWGSADPLYANNTQQSVKNLVKDPLAEDSENYENLEEELSVSPGAARLIAGLRRQLALDPYVDKQDGCSEASTGSQSYEEMNGSLCPTSSKLLHLPTNISNEEDADSYENMESPNSVSSRKEGNMDSCGEGTAFGIPRQHHSIPFGVDLRGGMLCSD; from the exons AGACCCAGGCCGTTCTTCTGCCCTGCACTTTTAACCACACACTGGCTTCTGACGATTTGAATCTGACTTGGCTTGGTCCGTCTGGGAAGGAATTATCGTATGTGCATGTCAAGTATAACCACTCAGAGGTAAATCTGGGTGAAAAGTGGAGTCTGTTCATTTACAACATCTCCAGGCAATATGGCATGTGGTTTACCTGCAGCTGGAATGGCATCTCGGGAAAGAAGCACACACTCACATGGACAG gtgatgatgatggtggcgGCGATAAAGACCCTGAGGACATTGAAGAGGAAGTGAAAGACAGCAAGAGAGATGCTGGTTCGGGTAGTAACAGCACCTTTTATTCACCACTAGCCT GGCGCCAGGCCGACTCCCCACATCCTGCAAATGGTATGGAATCTTTTCCCTGTGATGCCCCAATACCCAGGAACTGGACCAATGGGACACTCCTCTGGATTCAGCATGATTCAATGGGCAAAAAGACTGTGCTGGTGACCGTGGCGTTGTGGCGCTCCATCACTAACCACTTGCTGTTGATGAGGACCAATGGCATCATTCTGGTGCTGCCATCGGTGACACCCGCAGATTCTGGGAACTACACCTGTCAGTGGAAGGATCAGGCCCTCCATTTTCAGCTGGAGGTGGCAGCAAAGCCAG ctGCTTGGCTGCAATTAGGAGCCCAGCACTGGATAATCTGGACTGTGGCCTTGGTACATATGATTGCTTGCCTTGGTTGCCTTTTCTGTTTCCTGCGGCTCCGGCGAG CCATTCGTGTTCGTAGGCAGATGAAGCTGAGGGGTCCCGTCCGGAG AAGGTACTTCTGTGCCAAGAGGAACAGGCCACATGCTTCCAATGGGGTTCTGGTGGTGCCCTCAGCAAATGAAGATG TCCGTGAGCAGGTGGATGCCTTCTCCTACGAGAATGTGTTGCCAGACGCGGGTCCAAGGCGTGGCTGTCAGCTGCTTCAGAAAGGAAAGATCCTACCCAATACCACCAACATGGAAG atgaagatgaagaagaatatGAACATCCGGACAGTGAAACAGAGCTCAAGTCAGATG ATGATGACAACTATGAGAACACCCAGGAAGAAGTGAAACGGGGAGATGCGGCTTTGAACG GTGTATCACTTTATGAAAACAGAAAGGACGAGACCAAATCCGGCTCCCAGAAGTGGGGCTCAG CTGACCCATTGTATGCAAACAATACTCAGCAGTCCGTGAAGAACCTGGTCAAAGATCCACTTGCTGAAG ATAGTGAGAACTATGAGAACTTGGAAGAAGAGCTTTCTGTTTCCCCTGGTGCAGCCCGACTTATAGCAG GTTTACGCAGGCAGCTGGCCTTGGACCCCTATGTGGACAAGCAGGATGGATGCAGCGAGGCATCTACag gctcccagtcCTATGAAGAGATGAATGGGTCCTTGTGCCCCACTTCAAGCAAGCTTCTCCACCTTCCTACCAACATAAGCAATGAGGAAG ATGCTGATTCCTATGAAAATATGGAGAGCCCCAACAGTGTCAGTTCACGGAAGGAAGGCAACATGGATTCATGTGGAGAAG GCACTGCCTTTGGTATCCCACGGCAACATCACTCCATACCTTTCGGGGTTGATCTTAGAGGGGGGATGCTGTGCTCAGACTAG